The window GTTGGACGAGTTGCTGGAAACCCGGGTCGCAAAAGCACTCGCTGCAACGTTCGAGCCACCGGCCCCACCAGAGAGAGCGTCCACTGATGGGAACGATGAATCGACGTCGGAAGACGATACTGACCGAGAATCTTAGTCGTCGCTCGCAACCGCCATCGCATCCTCACGCTGTTCCAGCCGCCGTTCGGCCTCGTCGCGATCCTCGGGATAGCCGACGTCGATCCGCCAGCCGTCGATGCCGATCGCGTCGATCGTCCGACCCGACTGAATCAACAGGTCGATCGCCTCGCTGATCTCGTACTCCCCACGATTACTGGGCTGCACGAGATGGCAGGCGTGGAAGATCGCTGGCGAAAAGGTATAGAAACCAGTCATCACGAGGTTCGACGGCGGCTCCTCGGGCTTTTCGACCACGTCGGTGATCTCGCCGTACTTGTTCGTATCACAGACCCCATAGCGAGAGGCATCCTCCCAGGACACTTCCTCGACCAGGAACGCGGCATCCGCGCGCTCCTCGCGCTGTCGGCGTACCACGTCCTGTAGATTCGCCTCGAAGATATTGTCGCCCAGGATCAACATGAAGTCGTCGTCGATGTGCTCCTCGACGGTCAACAGCGCGTGAGCCAGCCCCTTCTGCTCACGCTGGTGGCAGTACCTGATCGGGACG of the Natronosalvus vescus genome contains:
- the aglF gene encoding UTP--glucose-1-phosphate uridylyltransferase AglF, which produces MKAVVLAGGKGTRLRPLTDDKPKGMVEVAGKPILTHCFDQLLELGADEFVVVVGYLKEKIIDHYGDSYQGVPIRYCHQREQKGLAHALLTVEEHIDDDFMLILGDNIFEANLQDVVRRQREERADAAFLVEEVSWEDASRYGVCDTNKYGEITDVVEKPEEPPSNLVMTGFYTFSPAIFHACHLVQPSNRGEYEISEAIDLLIQSGRTIDAIGIDGWRIDVGYPEDRDEAERRLEQREDAMAVASDD